One window of Lentisphaera araneosa HTCC2155 genomic DNA carries:
- a CDS encoding substrate-binding periplasmic protein has product MKHFIPLIFFLSALLLTSCQSSKENVAPIRVGTSADYYPIIFKKDGQYQGVEADLAEALSIELGRPIQYVELPFSSLIPALNGRRIDIIMAGMSITEERKRNVKFMDSYMDISQMMLIRTAEMGRFRKPGNNYYVNSGMIMGVIGDTTGESLAQKYLTKDKIKAYANIDDAVKALKSKQIDCFIHDAPYIWSYTNNTKDRSLTGVYWDLSKEHLAWGVSLTNFALQKDLEKILLKWKLSGFTSRIVQKWVPYRVNYAY; this is encoded by the coding sequence ATGAAACACTTTATCCCCCTCATTTTCTTTCTGTCCGCCCTCTTGCTTACTTCTTGCCAATCATCGAAAGAAAACGTCGCACCGATTCGCGTCGGCACCTCAGCCGATTACTACCCCATTATCTTTAAAAAGGATGGTCAGTATCAAGGAGTCGAAGCCGATTTGGCCGAGGCTTTAAGTATTGAACTCGGACGCCCCATTCAATATGTGGAACTGCCCTTCTCCTCCCTCATCCCTGCACTCAATGGCCGCCGCATCGATATCATCATGGCTGGCATGTCGATCACGGAGGAACGCAAACGCAATGTAAAATTCATGGATTCCTATATGGACATCAGTCAAATGATGCTGATTCGTACAGCGGAAATGGGACGTTTTCGCAAACCCGGAAATAATTATTACGTGAATTCGGGAATGATCATGGGCGTCATTGGTGATACAACTGGTGAGAGCCTGGCTCAAAAATACTTAACAAAAGATAAAATCAAAGCCTATGCAAATATTGATGATGCCGTCAAAGCTTTGAAATCCAAACAAATTGATTGCTTCATACACGACGCACCCTATATCTGGTCCTACACCAATAACACCAAGGACCGTAGCTTAACAGGAGTTTACTGGGATTTATCCAAAGAACACCTAGCCTGGGGGGTTAGCCTCACAAACTTTGCTCTCCAAAAAGATCTTGAAAAGATTTTGCTCAAATGGAAACTCAGTGGCTTCACTTCTCGCATCGTGCAGAAATGGGTCCCCTACAGAGTGAATTACGCCTATTAA
- the dnaG gene encoding DNA primase yields MSQDFERAKQQVKDRNDIVDIIGAHVKLKKNGPTFLGLCPFHNEKTPSFNVNQNDQFYHCFGCGASGDVLKFVQEYESLDFRDALEKLASRANVILPEWGKGQSPEERLKQKNEKEALFDVLDKATNFFKQQLLLPQGAEALKYAQNRGLNQEVINNYRLGYAPNSWDAVMKWAKQHSISDELLATAGLTKQNEQGKTYDRFRNRLMFPIQDISGRVIAFSARVLEKDSKAAKYINSPETPVFHKGNVLYGLHIAHKHLKESEHFVICEGQLDVIACHRAGVKNAIAAQGTAFTDQHASMIARYAKHVKLCFDADNAGKKAAVKCLNILLPKGVIPEIISLEEGEDPDTVLSEQGAEVLKEKLSGGMNFVDFILSDYGPSSPSQEKVKISEFLLDILAKMPNVLMGDWHLRLASKLQLDAQAISEQLRYLVYNKRDHKQYMKPQAEFQQAPQNVAPPPLRLNKISKRSVAEIELIALALSQEVFANLVFENTMDLEPETSESSLALHFINSHIEMGNWKDCSQDLANSYPNVYELVIKQNKISSYHSRSTEGDDFDELMQLINDCLNQISKASIEQKYEVIKEKLLSEQDPQIKQDLLKEYMALNQDLKSL; encoded by the coding sequence ATGTCTCAGGATTTCGAAAGGGCTAAACAACAAGTTAAAGACCGCAATGATATAGTCGATATTATTGGCGCTCATGTTAAGCTAAAGAAAAATGGCCCGACTTTCTTAGGCCTATGCCCCTTTCACAACGAAAAAACGCCCTCTTTTAACGTCAACCAAAACGATCAATTCTACCATTGCTTTGGCTGTGGCGCGAGTGGTGACGTACTTAAATTCGTACAAGAATATGAGAGCTTGGACTTTCGCGATGCACTAGAAAAACTCGCCTCGCGGGCCAATGTCATTTTACCAGAATGGGGCAAAGGACAAAGCCCCGAAGAACGTCTCAAGCAAAAAAATGAAAAAGAAGCGCTTTTCGATGTCCTCGATAAAGCCACAAACTTTTTCAAGCAGCAACTTTTATTACCTCAGGGTGCAGAAGCCCTAAAATACGCTCAAAATCGCGGACTCAATCAAGAAGTCATCAATAATTATCGCCTCGGTTATGCTCCCAATTCTTGGGATGCCGTAATGAAATGGGCCAAGCAACATTCGATTTCTGATGAACTTCTCGCTACTGCGGGCCTCACTAAGCAAAATGAACAGGGAAAAACTTACGACCGCTTTCGCAATCGCCTCATGTTCCCCATCCAGGACATCAGTGGACGCGTCATTGCTTTCTCGGCACGAGTACTCGAAAAGGATAGTAAAGCCGCCAAATACATCAATAGCCCCGAAACTCCCGTTTTTCACAAAGGTAACGTGCTCTACGGGCTTCACATTGCCCATAAACACCTGAAAGAAAGCGAGCATTTTGTCATTTGCGAAGGTCAGCTCGACGTCATTGCCTGCCACCGTGCGGGAGTCAAAAATGCGATTGCCGCACAAGGCACAGCTTTTACTGATCAACATGCCTCGATGATTGCGCGTTACGCAAAACACGTTAAGCTCTGTTTTGATGCCGATAATGCAGGAAAAAAAGCTGCCGTCAAATGTTTAAATATTTTACTTCCCAAGGGCGTCATTCCCGAGATCATCTCACTTGAAGAAGGCGAAGACCCCGACACGGTTTTAAGTGAACAAGGTGCCGAAGTCCTCAAAGAAAAACTTTCGGGTGGCATGAATTTTGTGGATTTTATCCTCTCTGATTACGGGCCTTCGAGTCCTTCACAAGAAAAAGTCAAAATCAGTGAATTTCTTCTAGACATTTTAGCTAAGATGCCCAACGTCCTCATGGGTGATTGGCACCTCCGCTTAGCCAGTAAACTTCAGCTCGACGCTCAAGCGATAAGTGAACAATTGCGCTACCTCGTTTACAACAAGCGCGATCATAAGCAGTATATGAAGCCCCAGGCGGAATTCCAACAAGCTCCCCAAAATGTCGCACCCCCTCCTCTCAGACTTAACAAAATATCAAAGCGCTCCGTTGCCGAAATTGAGCTCATTGCCTTGGCCTTAAGTCAGGAAGTTTTTGCGAATTTGGTTTTTGAAAATACCATGGATCTTGAACCTGAGACAAGCGAATCTTCTCTAGCCCTACACTTTATCAATTCTCATATTGAGATGGGCAATTGGAAAGATTGCTCACAGGATCTCGCCAATTCATACCCCAATGTTTATGAACTTGTTATAAAACAAAATAAAATATCTTCTTATCACTCTAGGAGTACCGAGGGTGATGACTTTGATGAACTGATGCAATTAATCAATGATTGCCTCAATCAAATCAGTAAAGCATCGATTGAACAGAAGTATGAAGTCATCAAAGAAAAATTATTAAGCGAACAAGATCCGCAAATCAAGCAAGACTTACTGAAAGAATACATGGCCTTAAATCAAGATCTTAAAAGCCTTTAA
- a CDS encoding sugar phosphate isomerase/epimerase family protein, with protein sequence MYLTGFADEAAQDLATQIKVTKELGWNAIESRNINGKNIHDISEEDFEKTVALLDQEGVFINCFGSAVANWAKNIKDDFSITLEEVERAIPRMQRLGTKMIRIMSYARCEGEEQYKEERFKRLTEVVRLFKEGGIQPVHENCMNYGGMSWKHTLELMENVPGLKLIYDTGNSPFMKDYSKGGDVWQDSWEFYSNIKEHIAYIHIKDSLNPVGGAPEKYTLPGEGQGYVKEILSDLKARNYDGGISIEPHMATVFHAKDKGDIDWDWNYKVYVQYGQKLMELLQAIDYKWNKFSLNKEVFNEV encoded by the coding sequence ATGTATTTAACTGGATTTGCAGACGAAGCTGCACAAGATTTAGCCACACAGATTAAAGTCACGAAAGAATTGGGGTGGAACGCGATTGAATCAAGAAATATCAATGGCAAAAATATTCATGATATCAGTGAAGAAGATTTTGAGAAAACCGTAGCTCTTCTCGATCAAGAAGGCGTCTTTATTAATTGCTTTGGATCGGCGGTTGCCAACTGGGCAAAAAATATCAAAGATGACTTTTCTATTACTTTAGAGGAAGTGGAACGTGCGATTCCCCGCATGCAGCGTCTAGGAACAAAGATGATCCGCATCATGTCCTATGCTCGCTGCGAAGGTGAAGAACAATACAAAGAAGAGCGTTTTAAGCGTTTGACTGAAGTCGTTCGCCTTTTTAAAGAGGGTGGTATACAGCCCGTTCACGAAAACTGCATGAACTATGGTGGTATGAGCTGGAAACACACTCTTGAACTCATGGAAAATGTTCCAGGTCTCAAGCTTATTTATGATACGGGCAATAGTCCTTTCATGAAGGATTACTCCAAAGGTGGTGATGTTTGGCAAGATAGTTGGGAGTTTTATTCCAATATCAAAGAGCATATTGCTTATATTCATATCAAAGACTCACTCAACCCAGTAGGTGGCGCTCCAGAAAAGTACACTCTTCCAGGTGAGGGTCAGGGTTACGTCAAAGAAATTCTTTCGGATCTCAAAGCAAGAAATTACGATGGCGGTATTTCAATTGAACCTCACATGGCGACAGTTTTTCACGCTAAAGATAAAGGTGATATCGACTGGGATTGGAATTATAAGGTTTATGTTCAGTACGGGCAGAAATTAATGGAGCTTTTACAAGCAATTGATTATAAGTGGAATAAGTTTTCTCTAAATAAAGAGGTTTTTAATGAAGTTTAG
- a CDS encoding GntR family transcriptional regulator has product MSITEKVKQDLRVDINSGLYPGGCLLPTRHALMEKYSISRGSIDKVIRQLVEEGVLESHQGSGTYVRSQDNKHHIYIILNNDVECAESNKFNGILSMMLSEINDLDYSIHCSSNIEEYFSEIILNPSSRVIWSRPSIRARYYIKKLKESKIAQILINRSDPNFNYFATDTYQAIEQVSQFMKRQKESPRIGLLVPPLSEEEPFLAVREIYFQESLHKHDLPLAIHQRTASKSINDVTCILSSVFKGTDLDYLFVPDHDMLPVVLTYMAEKGHSERVKIISFDGELDPFYKGSMTIRQDWKAMFEQAISWASDDELLSPQVLVMPEIIHY; this is encoded by the coding sequence ATGAGTATAACAGAAAAAGTAAAGCAGGACTTAAGAGTCGATATCAATTCGGGTTTATATCCCGGTGGGTGCCTGTTGCCTACGCGTCATGCTTTGATGGAAAAGTACTCAATTTCACGTGGTTCAATTGATAAAGTTATTCGTCAATTAGTGGAAGAGGGAGTCTTAGAATCGCATCAAGGTTCTGGAACTTATGTGCGATCGCAAGACAATAAGCATCATATCTACATCATTTTAAATAATGATGTAGAATGTGCAGAGTCCAACAAGTTTAATGGCATCCTTTCGATGATGTTGTCGGAAATTAATGATTTGGACTACAGTATTCACTGCAGTTCAAATATAGAAGAATACTTTTCAGAGATCATCCTCAACCCGAGTAGTCGGGTGATTTGGAGCCGTCCTTCCATACGAGCTCGCTACTACATCAAGAAATTAAAAGAAAGCAAAATTGCTCAGATTTTAATCAATCGCTCAGATCCTAATTTTAATTATTTTGCAACAGATACTTATCAAGCGATCGAGCAAGTGAGTCAGTTTATGAAAAGGCAAAAAGAATCGCCGCGAATTGGCTTATTAGTTCCGCCACTTAGCGAAGAAGAGCCCTTTCTTGCTGTGAGAGAAATCTATTTCCAAGAATCCCTTCATAAACATGACTTGCCACTCGCGATTCATCAAAGAACGGCGAGTAAATCAATTAATGATGTCACGTGTATTTTGAGCTCAGTTTTCAAAGGTACCGATCTAGATTACCTTTTCGTTCCCGATCACGATATGTTGCCCGTTGTTTTGACCTATATGGCTGAAAAAGGTCACTCAGAAAGAGTGAAAATCATTTCCTTTGATGGTGAACTTGATCCTTTTTACAAGGGCTCAATGACCATACGTCAAGATTGGAAGGCAATGTTTGAACAAGCGATTTCTTGGGCGTCAGATGACGAGCTTCTGAGCCCTCAGGTACTCGTCATGCCAGAAATCATTCACTATTAG
- a CDS encoding MFS transporter — protein sequence MSDKITFKEKFGYGLGDLASNLFWMQFIWYLNYFYTDVFGLAPAVLVTLMGVVRIWDGFNDPAVGIIADRTESRWGKFRPYLLFGAVPFGIIGILMFTTPNLSAGGKLTWAYITHGAFVLIYTVVNIPYSSLMGVVSPDSKVRTSFSQWRFIMAFSGGIIVQATTLPMVAHFGSGDTSVIEAKIETIDNKQVILVNEVGNGASRIEATAKLPGYEEPSTFQKILMKVANVPDSKNEGKIYKSKKTYYINNETYFLESKILHKGEQDQLFLDKDLKNAHKAGSDTEPFAQIKYCLEGFKSTSVDMGTVFKKNKDTISDEMVPVDLTGADISIEVINEQNGFQWATTVFGISATLMFLITFSTTKERVKPPKQEKKTPLKTDIKDLLTNKPWLILFALGIITLFHVCLRNGAIMYYFKYVVGNTGVVPLFMLSGTIANLVSLAAVGFLESKLGKKKGFALLMIMTAILTFVFGMISPENIGMLFAVNIAINLMFGPTAALVFAMYTDAADYSEWKTGRRATGLVMSACTMAQKFGYTLGGMLTMAVLVWIGFEANTVQSQEAQDGISGMVSWMSAIPCVLGFVLMLFYPLTDEKLKGISEDLTKRREESEASEATAEA from the coding sequence ATGAGCGACAAAATTACTTTTAAAGAAAAGTTCGGTTACGGACTTGGTGACTTGGCTTCAAACCTCTTCTGGATGCAATTTATTTGGTACCTGAATTACTTCTATACAGATGTTTTTGGACTTGCCCCAGCCGTACTAGTTACTCTTATGGGCGTCGTTCGTATTTGGGATGGTTTTAATGATCCAGCTGTCGGTATCATTGCTGACCGTACTGAGTCGCGTTGGGGTAAATTTCGCCCCTATCTACTTTTTGGTGCTGTTCCATTCGGCATCATTGGTATACTTATGTTCACGACACCCAACCTCTCTGCGGGAGGGAAACTCACGTGGGCCTACATTACTCACGGGGCTTTTGTGCTCATTTATACTGTGGTAAATATTCCTTATTCATCACTTATGGGAGTTGTTTCCCCGGATTCAAAAGTGAGAACAAGCTTTTCTCAATGGCGTTTTATCATGGCTTTTTCTGGCGGTATTATTGTTCAAGCAACGACTCTTCCTATGGTGGCCCACTTTGGGAGTGGAGATACATCAGTAATTGAAGCAAAGATTGAAACAATTGATAATAAGCAAGTGATTTTAGTTAATGAAGTGGGGAATGGTGCATCGCGAATTGAAGCGACTGCAAAGCTTCCAGGTTATGAAGAGCCCAGTACTTTCCAGAAAATCCTTATGAAAGTTGCCAATGTACCTGACTCAAAAAATGAAGGTAAAATTTACAAAAGTAAGAAAACTTATTACATCAATAACGAAACCTATTTCTTAGAATCAAAGATTCTTCACAAAGGTGAACAAGATCAGCTCTTCCTCGATAAAGATTTAAAGAACGCGCACAAAGCAGGCAGCGATACAGAACCTTTTGCCCAAATTAAATATTGCCTAGAAGGCTTCAAATCCACATCTGTTGATATGGGTACAGTTTTTAAGAAAAATAAAGATACCATCTCTGATGAAATGGTTCCTGTAGATCTTACCGGTGCCGACATTTCCATTGAAGTGATTAATGAACAAAATGGTTTCCAATGGGCGACAACGGTTTTTGGTATCTCGGCAACATTGATGTTCTTAATTACTTTCTCGACAACCAAAGAACGTGTAAAACCACCTAAGCAAGAGAAAAAGACTCCACTGAAGACTGATATTAAAGATTTACTGACAAACAAACCTTGGCTCATTCTCTTTGCACTAGGTATCATCACACTTTTCCACGTTTGTTTAAGAAATGGTGCGATTATGTACTACTTCAAATATGTTGTGGGTAATACGGGTGTTGTGCCTCTCTTCATGCTTTCAGGCACAATTGCCAACCTTGTTTCCCTCGCCGCGGTCGGCTTCCTCGAAAGTAAACTAGGGAAGAAAAAAGGTTTTGCCTTGTTAATGATTATGACGGCTATCCTAACATTTGTTTTTGGCATGATCTCTCCAGAAAATATCGGCATGTTATTTGCCGTTAATATCGCAATTAACCTCATGTTTGGTCCTACAGCAGCACTCGTCTTTGCGATGTATACAGATGCGGCCGATTACTCGGAATGGAAGACGGGACGTCGTGCAACAGGCCTCGTGATGTCGGCTTGTACAATGGCACAAAAATTTGGTTACACACTTGGTGGCATGCTCACCATGGCGGTTCTCGTTTGGATCGGATTTGAAGCTAATACAGTTCAGTCACAAGAAGCCCAAGATGGTATTTCCGGTATGGTGAGCTGGATGTCGGCAATCCCATGTGTACTCGGCTTTGTCCTCATGCTTTTCTACCCACTCACAGATGAGAAGCTTAAAGGCATAAGTGAAGACTTAACAAAGCGTCGTGAAGAAAGTGAAGCTTCAGAGGCAACAGCCGAAGCCTAA
- a CDS encoding REP-associated tyrosine transposase yields the protein MITYRLADALPKSVLRDLGDGSAGVSPAQRNIEKRKCLENYLDQSYDSCILKKPECAQLVIDAWRYFDGQRYNLLAYMVMPNHVHVLIKTYEAYSLKDIVHSWKSFTSHEIYKILKDDCAGETPALPADKSLELIDKKYLKGKVWQEEYWDRFIRDQNHLNRAVEYIMNNPVKAGLCKRTNGWNWSAILVNKQGFKGF from the coding sequence ATGATAACTTATCGTTTGGCAGATGCTTTACCCAAATCTGTGCTGAGGGATTTGGGTGATGGGAGCGCGGGCGTCTCGCCCGCACAAAGAAATATAGAAAAAAGAAAGTGTTTAGAAAATTATCTAGATCAAAGTTATGATTCATGTATTTTGAAAAAGCCAGAGTGTGCTCAGCTAGTTATTGATGCATGGCGATATTTTGATGGTCAACGTTATAACTTATTGGCATACATGGTGATGCCAAATCATGTACATGTCTTAATAAAAACATATGAAGCTTATAGTTTAAAAGACATTGTACATTCTTGGAAATCTTTTACTTCACATGAGATATATAAAATTTTAAAAGATGATTGTGCGGGCGAGACGCCCGCGCTCCCAGCAGATAAATCCTTGGAACTTATAGACAAGAAATATTTAAAGGGCAAGGTTTGGCAAGAAGAGTATTGGGATCGGTTTATTCGTGATCAAAATCATTTAAACCGTGCAGTTGAATATATAATGAATAATCCAGTAAAAGCAGGTTTATGTAAGAGAACTAATGGATGGAATTGGTCAGCTATTTTAGTTAATAAACAAGGATTTAAAGGCTTTTAA
- a CDS encoding PVC-type heme-binding CxxCH protein gives MKFSAFLISVSLSLAVFGQSGDRKGHVMTDPIPADQIPAAPVLEVSEAMKSFKVQDGFALDLVAGDQHVINPVTMVFDGDGRMWVCEMNTYMPNIDGKDEEVKGSKIVILEDSNGDGQVDKRTVFLDEIILPRAITFVPGGILYGDNNQLYFAEVLPGLKLGIHEVVDKDYAKGGSVEHKPNTMLYALDNWYYNAKSSTSYRALPLDRELPVNSTEIYKNKYFKLIKRKTENRGQWGLTMDDYGRLYHNGNSSPITGEYLRPGSLLKNSLYSTKMGSARIGANGVYSSRINPGVNRAYMKGTLNGEGKLKNFTAASGSLVYRGDQFPEKYYGMALTPEPAGNLISARFISEKEGSLYGKEVFPKSEILTSTDERFRPVNLYTAPDGSIYIIDIYHGILQHRVFVTSYLRRQILSRSLDKGNNDRGRIYRLKSTENNLSTVPKLNNLSSKDLVKYLAHTNGIIRDKARQLIIFKQDASVVSLIEKVITSDKNHLAVINALWTLEGLSAVRLGLIKSALQNSHVKVRVSAIAVAESMNKSDRDLLAKALIEHGQKVQYEEALQLLLVSSSFFAGDDLKFALDLANKFKGQKFIKESLLSGLGNDYKNFASYAEQLKDKQALATYKKIGKKKVQSNYAKLKKNDKDLFNKGKELYFGHANCFGCHGPDAEGLPNMGPPLVKSEWVNDSPERLAKVMLHGLYGPITVNKKKYNTPMPMPGLGANPMFKDKDLAAIATFIRNHFGNKSGAVQESLFKKVRQETKDQKTPYAVKELE, from the coding sequence ATGAAGTTTAGTGCGTTTTTAATAAGTGTGTCTTTATCTCTTGCAGTTTTTGGTCAGTCAGGAGATAGAAAAGGTCATGTGATGACTGACCCCATTCCCGCAGATCAAATTCCAGCTGCGCCAGTTTTAGAAGTTTCGGAAGCAATGAAATCTTTCAAAGTACAAGATGGTTTCGCTTTAGATCTTGTGGCCGGTGATCAACATGTGATCAATCCTGTGACGATGGTATTTGATGGTGACGGCCGTATGTGGGTTTGTGAAATGAATACCTATATGCCGAATATTGACGGGAAAGATGAAGAAGTAAAAGGCTCGAAAATTGTTATTTTAGAAGATAGCAATGGCGATGGTCAAGTAGACAAAAGAACAGTTTTTTTGGATGAGATTATTCTACCACGTGCCATCACTTTTGTTCCAGGGGGAATACTTTATGGCGATAATAATCAACTGTATTTCGCAGAAGTTCTTCCGGGTTTAAAACTGGGGATTCATGAAGTTGTTGATAAAGATTATGCCAAAGGCGGCAGTGTTGAGCACAAGCCCAACACCATGCTTTATGCCTTAGACAACTGGTATTATAATGCTAAATCATCGACCTCTTATCGAGCTCTGCCATTGGATAGAGAACTACCTGTAAATTCGACAGAAATTTATAAAAATAAATACTTTAAACTCATTAAGCGTAAGACCGAAAACCGTGGGCAATGGGGTTTGACCATGGATGATTATGGTCGCCTTTATCACAATGGTAATAGTTCGCCCATAACTGGAGAGTACTTAAGACCTGGTTCACTTTTAAAAAATTCTTTATATTCAACAAAAATGGGTTCAGCTAGAATCGGCGCTAATGGAGTTTACTCAAGTCGTATAAATCCTGGTGTTAACCGTGCTTATATGAAAGGAACGCTTAATGGTGAAGGTAAATTGAAGAATTTCACAGCGGCATCGGGCTCACTCGTTTATCGCGGCGATCAATTCCCTGAAAAATATTATGGCATGGCTTTAACCCCCGAGCCTGCAGGTAATTTGATTTCAGCACGTTTTATCTCAGAAAAAGAAGGTTCACTCTACGGTAAAGAAGTTTTTCCAAAATCGGAGATTTTAACCTCCACAGACGAACGTTTTCGTCCAGTAAATCTCTACACAGCTCCAGATGGATCAATTTATATTATAGACATCTACCATGGTATTCTTCAGCACCGGGTGTTTGTGACTTCTTATTTACGTCGTCAAATTTTATCCCGTTCATTGGATAAAGGTAATAATGACCGGGGTAGAATTTATCGTTTAAAATCTACTGAAAATAACTTATCCACGGTTCCAAAATTAAATAACTTGAGCTCAAAAGACTTAGTCAAATACCTGGCTCATACAAATGGTATCATCCGCGATAAGGCGCGTCAGTTAATCATTTTTAAGCAAGACGCCTCCGTTGTTTCTCTGATTGAAAAAGTTATCACGAGCGATAAAAATCACCTAGCAGTGATCAATGCCTTGTGGACTCTTGAAGGTTTAAGTGCAGTAAGACTAGGCCTCATTAAATCGGCCTTGCAGAATTCACATGTTAAAGTGAGAGTTTCAGCAATAGCAGTTGCCGAGTCAATGAATAAATCAGATCGTGATCTTTTGGCAAAGGCACTGATTGAACATGGTCAAAAAGTTCAATACGAAGAAGCTCTTCAATTACTTCTAGTTTCTTCATCATTTTTTGCAGGAGATGATCTTAAGTTCGCTCTAGATTTGGCTAATAAATTCAAGGGTCAGAAATTTATTAAGGAAAGTTTATTGAGTGGTTTGGGCAATGATTACAAAAACTTCGCAAGCTATGCTGAACAGCTTAAAGATAAACAGGCTTTGGCGACTTATAAAAAAATAGGCAAAAAGAAGGTTCAAAGTAACTATGCAAAATTAAAGAAAAACGATAAAGATTTATTCAATAAAGGTAAAGAACTTTATTTTGGACATGCCAACTGCTTTGGTTGTCACGGACCAGATGCCGAAGGCTTGCCTAATATGGGACCGCCACTTGTCAAAAGTGAATGGGTTAATGATTCTCCCGAACGTTTAGCCAAAGTCATGTTGCATGGTTTGTATGGACCGATTACAGTCAACAAGAAGAAATATAACACTCCCATGCCAATGCCAGGTCTTGGTGCCAACCCGATGTTTAAAGATAAAGATCTTGCGGCTATCGCCACTTTTATTCGCAATCATTTTGGTAATAAGTCGGGTGCAGTGCAGGAATCACTATTCAAAAAGGTTCGTCAGGAAACAAAAGATCAAAAAACTCCTTACGCAGTAAAAGAGTTGGAATAA
- a CDS encoding tetratricopeptide repeat protein gives MNSPSRKFFLASKLFALSLLSTIFFASCQRPDATEALAEVEKLFEENNWEKAAYQLKSMLDLGEEHPRIYALYAYVQNRRGLNQEVEKFILKAYPTDSTPDPQIMAMIGRIYLERGDYPEAIKALDLAYRNDLNNPIPLRLLMLAEINNCRKADGSYDIEKYIKSAKGLKYLMGRKQLRDEVFYNHVAIKEITREGNKNYIMPFLQKADTLAPGNPSTTLNAAIALDTIYKVPKLARIRYAKFLKMTEGTKDPQIPAVERRLRQLQGLQ, from the coding sequence ATGAATTCACCTTCAAGAAAGTTCTTTCTCGCTTCGAAGCTTTTCGCCCTAAGTCTCCTCAGCACAATTTTCTTTGCTTCGTGTCAACGCCCCGATGCAACAGAAGCTTTAGCTGAAGTTGAAAAGCTTTTCGAAGAGAACAACTGGGAAAAAGCTGCCTACCAACTCAAAAGCATGCTCGACCTCGGCGAGGAACACCCACGCATTTACGCTCTTTATGCCTATGTGCAAAATCGCCGTGGCCTAAACCAGGAAGTGGAGAAGTTCATTCTCAAGGCCTACCCAACCGATTCAACTCCCGACCCACAAATCATGGCCATGATTGGCAGAATCTACCTCGAACGAGGCGATTATCCCGAAGCCATCAAAGCTCTTGATTTAGCTTACAGAAACGATTTAAATAACCCCATCCCCTTGCGTTTACTGATGCTTGCAGAAATCAACAACTGCCGAAAAGCTGATGGTTCCTATGATATTGAGAAATACATCAAATCTGCCAAGGGACTCAAATACCTCATGGGTAGAAAACAACTAAGAGACGAAGTTTTTTATAATCATGTGGCAATCAAAGAAATCACCCGAGAAGGTAATAAAAATTATATCATGCCCTTTTTACAAAAAGCAGATACCCTCGCTCCAGGAAATCCTAGTACCACACTCAATGCAGCTATTGCCCTCGACACGATTTATAAGGTCCCTAAACTGGCTCGCATTCGTTATGCCAAATTCCTCAAAATGACTGAGGGAACAAAGGATCCACAGATACCCGCCGTTGAACGTCGCTTAAGGCAGCTACAGGGCCTGCAGTAA